GGAACGTTGCCCGTTGTCAGAAAGTAACACATCATAAAACAGTTTCTTTCCCAGGATCCGCTTGTCCGAAGAACCAAAATCCTGTTCACGGGCCGTATAATAATCCGGGTTAAAGGCACCCGTATCAAAAAGGGTGCGGGCTTTTACCTTTAGCGGCCGCAGGTCTCCGGGCAATGTTATGTTCAGCGCGGCAGCGCAGTCCAGCAATAGCGCAGACGCCCGGTTACCGTAGTTGCGTATAAATTCCATGCGATTAAACGTGTTGAAGTCGCTGTGTTGTTGCAGGTAGGCGATCGCGTTTTTAAACAGCCTGCGGGCAGTACCCAATACCGAATCGCGGGCCTTTTCCTTTTGTTCATAAAGCGCCAGCACCTGCTCAATAGCCTGGTAAGCGGCCGCTGTTTCCAACACCCCGGTCTGTGCCATGGGTGCATCAAAACCGCTCAGGCACAGCGTCATGGTCCGGAACACCTCCAGCCTCAGGGCATCAAAAACCTGGGGGCCGGCCAGCTCCTGCTGTTCGGCCATCAGCTTCAGCCGCTTAAAATTGGACCGCAGCTGCGCTGTTTTTGTCAGCAGCTCCTGCCGGTTTGCGGTATCCACCACGGGAAACACCAGGGGTTCTATCACCTGCAGGCCTTCCGGCGCTTCAATTGTATGCTGGTCGTTTTCGTCAACAGACGGCAGGGGTGCCCCATTGATTGATTTGGCCGTTAGTGGTGTATAATAGGCCGCAAAAAGCTCCGTTTTTTTGTATGCCAGCCGCAAGGCTTTAAACAGTTGCTGCAGCGTTGCGGGGTTTGCCGTTTCCCTTGATACGGACCGCTGAAATACTCCGGCAGTTGAATCGGCGGCGCTGATCATTTCCAGGTAATAATTTTTAACGCGCAGCTCAGGTTTTTGAACCGAAGTGTGCCCGCAGGAAAATACCCCAGTGATCATCGCGGACCACAAGGGTATTTTTAGCCATATATTGTTCAGGTTGCTGCCAGCCATTCTTACCGGGGTAGTCCTTTTATCAAAACAACCTGGCTGCCCTGGTTCTCATTAGGGCGCTTGGTTCCTTTATCAGGGTTTTGAAAGGCCGGGCTTTTTTTCCAGGTATGCGGTTGTATACAAAGTGAAAACGTATTGGGTATGCCGATAATATCGGAAAGATCCACCAGGGCACCATACTCCCAGTTCCCCTTGGTGGCGGTTGCCATAAAGTTTGCATCTCCTCTCCGGTGATCCAGTTCAAACACTTTTTTCAGTGCCTTCGTTGCAATATCATACTGGTAAATATAGGCGTCGTGGGTTTCATCGCCATAGGTATTGGCGTCTTCCTGTATGTACACGTAGTTGCTGGTAACACAGATGTTATCCGGGTTCTGAAATGTCTTGGCCGGACCCGACTTATCATCACCATCCAGGATACACTCCAGTTTTCCTTTAAGCGGATTTCCGGCATCCAGTACCAGCCGGTACACACGGCCGTATTTTGTCCTGGAGTGATCGGCATTGGCATCTTTATAATCCTGACCGGTTACATTAAAATAAAGCTCCCTTGCCTTTGCGGCATCGCCCTTGCGGTAATCCAGGTCTTCCACCCTGCCGAACTTGATCGCCCTGAGCGGGTTTACCAGGGCCTGGATCTGTGCGCCGGTAAGTGTTTTATGATTTTCGATCTTTACAAATTCAACGTCATACACAGACCCGGGCTTCATGGTCATTTCGTTCTGTTCCCCGTCTGTCCGGCGCAGCATATACTGGCTTCCGTTATCAAGGTCTCCAACCGTATTCGACTGGTAAAGCACTACCTGCCCGCCGGTTTCTGTATCATCATCCTCCCCCATAATGACAACGGTTTTACCAGGATAAGCATTCCGGTTCAGCGGTACAGCGTTTTCGCCGCTCCAGTGCCCCAGTCCTGCCGTAGCCGTGGAAGATTGAACGCCCGTGGCCAGCGGGTCGATCTTATGTGTTTGGGCTTCCGCCGAACTTTCCCCCACACAAAGATAATAGGGCCCAAACCCATGCTCTTCCCTGGTTGCCATTGTGCCGGAGCACAGCCGCCACTGGCCGGCGTCGGAATTCAGTGCGTACTCCCCTTTTACCGGTTTAAAATTCCGGTCGAGCGTGATTTTTGAAAGGGCATAGTTATCTTCATTATTGACCATCATAATAAAACCATCGCCATTGGGGTTTTTGATGGTTCCTGATCCGTCTGCCGTTCCGCCAAACACATAATCGGGCGATTCGGGAAGTTTGTCTTCACTGCTGATCAGCGGATAGACTTCAAGATTTTCAAACCCATCCAGTTTTTTGATCAGGGCGGGTATTTGGGAGTAACTCTTCAACGTTATTTTTGAATCGGTCTTTACATCCTGGTTGCGGTTGCAGGCAACAATAGCACACCCCATTGCTGCAAACAGAGCGAGGCTTAAAACCGACGCAGGTTTCATTTTTGTTTCTAGGATCATTGTTTGGCTGATTTTGTGGATCAAAACTATTCCCCGGATGTTAACGAAATTTTAAGCCGAGGTTAAGAAAAAGATACGGCCCCGGCAAGCCGGCTCCGCCTGATGATTATCAGCAGTAAAAAATGTCCGACTGACGTTTTCGCCTGTCAAACCAGCCAACTTGGCATTTAAAACCACTATTTTGTAAATGGAGAAATATTTGATTACTTTTAAAAGCTGTTTGCTTCCTGCCCAGGCAAAAGAACCGGGCTGAAGCCGGCAGCGATTCAATTTTAACCTGTAACTTAAGATTATTATGACGTATAACTCGGAATTTGAAAAATATGCGGTAAAGCACCGGGGCATTTCAAGCAATACCCTGCACAGCTACGGTAACCACCTGGTAACCGCATTAACGCCCAATATCATTGAAGAACGTCCCATGAATGTGGCGGTGATGGATGTATACAGCCGGCTGATGATGGACCGCATCATTTTCCTCGGCTACCCTATCAATGATGAAGTAGCCAATATCGTAACGGCGCAGTTACTGTTCCTTGACAGTACCGACCGCGTGCGGGATATCAATATGTACATTAACAGCCCCGGCGGAAGCGTTTATGCGGGACTGGGTGTATATGATACCATGCAGTATGTAACCCCGGATGTGGCGACCATCTGTATCGGCATGGCCGCGTCGATGTCCTGCGTGCTGCTGGGTGCCGGCACCCATGGTAAACGCGCCGCTCTGAAGCATGCACGCATCATGATGCATCAGCCCAGCGGTGGCATTGGCGGACAAGCCAGCGATATTGAGATCACCGTGAACGAGATCCGCAAATTAAAAAGAGAACTGTACGAGATCGTAAATCACCATACCGACAAACCGATCGAGCAGATCGAAAAAGATTTTGAGCGGGATAAATGGATGACCGCTGCGGAGGCTAAGGAATATGGTTTTGTAGATGAAGTATTGCTGGTAAATAAGAAGAAAAAGTAAAACAGTTTACGGGTTGAAACTTTAACGGGTCGTTGGTGTACCGCCCTCAAGGTTCCAACCAATTAACTTACCCACTAAAAAGAAACAATATGATATCCAATTTAAATAAAGATAAATGGCTAAACCCGCTTCGTTTTGATGGTGACGGAGAAGAAGAAGAACCAAAAGAGGCGAATGACAAACGGGATGACCTGATGATGTTGAACAAACGCCTGGAACAACTGTTCTTTGAGAAAAGAGCCGTGTACCTTTGGGGCGTTGTGGATGATAAAAGTGCGCGTGAAGTAACCACCAAACTCCTGTTGCTGGAAGCTGACAAGCCGGGGGAAGAAATCAAATTCTATATCAACAGCCCCGGTGGCGTGGTTACCAGCGGCATGGTCATTTATGATACCATGAAGATGATCAAAAGCCCTGTGAGTACCATTTGCATGGGTTTGGCGGCCTCCATGGGAAGCATTTTACTCAGTGGCGGCGAAAAAGGGAAACGCTATATTTATCCGCATGGGGAAGTAATGATTCACCAGCCTTCGCTGGGTGGTTTTATCCGTGGCGTAAGTTCCGATCTGGAGATACAAGCCAAACAAACTCAACGGGTTAAAATGATCGGCGCCCAGATTCTGGCGGAAAACTGCGATAAAACGGTGGATGAGATTCTCCGGGATTTTGACCGTGATTACTGGATGGACGCCCAGGAAGCAATTGCTTACGGCATTGCAGACAAGGTTGTAACCCAGTTATAAACGCATCCAGAAAAGTATTAATTAAATCATAAAAAATGGAAAATCGCTGTATTCGCAGCGATTTTTTTAACTTTGCACATTCATTCTTTAATCACTGGACTATGCCGGATAACGTGTTGAAATGTTCATTTTGCGGAAGAAACCGGGACGAGGTAGAAATACTGATCGCCGGGCAGGATGGACATATTTGCGAAAACTGTGTGGAACATGCACAGGAAATTATTAACCAGGAGCTTCATTTCAGGGAAGATACCCGGAGCGTCAGTGGCTTTAATCAGTCGATCCGGAAACCGATGGAGATCAAAGCCTTCCTGGACGACTATGTGATCGGTCAGAACGATGCCAAAAAAGTACTGGCAGTAGCCGTTTACAATCACTATAAACGGTTAAAACAGAAGAACCGTGAGCTCGACAATCACAATGATGTGGAAATCGAGAAAAGCAATATTATTATGGTGGGCGAAACCGGAACCGGCAAAACCCTCCTGGCCCGGAGCATTGCAAAAATGCTGAATGTACCCTTTGCTATTGTAGATGCCACAGTGTTTACAGAGGCCGGATACGTAGGCGAAGATGTGGAAAGCATCTTAACCCGCTTATTGCAGGTTTGCAACTATGACGTGGAAGCAGCTGAGCGCGGTATTGTTTACATTGATGAGCTGGATAAAGTGGCCCGTAAAAGCGACAACCCCAGCATTACCCGCGATGTAAGCGGTGAAGGGGTGCAACAGGGGTTGCTGAAACTGCTGGAAGGAACCGATGTATTGGTACCTCCCCAGGGCGGTCGTAAACACCCGGATCAAAAACTGATCAAGGTCAATACCCAGAATATTCTTTTTATATGCGGCGGAGCCTTTGACGGCGTGGACAAGATCATCGCACGCAGGGTACAAACCAATACGATCGGTTTTAATGTAGATAAAGAAGAGCAGGAAGATATGAAGAAGAACCTGCTGCGCTTTGTAAATGCTCAGGATCTGAAAACCTTCGGACTGATCCCGGAATTACTGGGCCGGTTGCCTGTGGTTACCCACCTGGATCCGCTGGATGCCATCACACTGCGGGCGATACTCACTGAACCCAGGAACGCCTTGATGAAACAATACAAAAAATTATTTGAACTGGAAGGCATTGAACTGGAGATTGAACCTGCGGTACTTGATTTTATGGTAGACAAAGCGGTTGAATATAAGCTGGGTGCCCGCGGACTGCGCAGTATCTGTGAAAGTATTTTAACCGATGCCATGTATGAGTTGCCCTCGGCGTCAGAAACACGGTTTACCTTAACCAGGGATTATGCGCGGCGTAAATTTGAAAAAAGCAAAATGGGACTTGTAAAAGCCGCATAGCAGGTTTAACGCCGGACCAATCAATCCCTCTTTATTTAAAACATTAAACGCTTTATATGCAGGAATTAATCGACAAATTAAAAGCAGACGCGCTGTTGAATGATGAGCAGGCACAAAAAGCCATCGAAGCTGTAAAGAACTATATTATTGAAAAATTTCCGATGCTGGAAGGCGCTGTAGCCAACCTCTTTGAACAGGGCTGATCGTTCAGCCGGTACGATATATGACATATTAAGAGGCTGTCTCAAAAGTCCGTCATTTCGAGCACCATGTAGCGAAGCAGGGAAATCTCCAACACATAATTTCCAGGCAATGAGATTTCTCCGTTTCGCTCCGCTTCAGTCGAAATGACGGTTTCGGACTTTTGAGACAGTTTCTTTTTGCAGCAGCTGCTACAGCTGCCGGGCACCATACATTCTTAAGCCGGTAATCCAGGAAAACACCGCGTTTTGCCGATAATGCTGTTCAGCATCCGGATGTATCTTCATTCCCCTTTAAGGATTCCGCGATGCCAGGCATCATCCCTCGTAAAAACGGTAATTTTCCTTTGTAAGAATATCAATAGGCATAAATACCTGCTGTGCTACGGCCTCCCCCTTGATCAGCTTATTGTAAAGCGCCATCACGCCCCTGTATGCCTGTTCCCTTGGCTTTTGTGAGATGATAAAATCAATCCGCCCGCTTTCAAGGCAGTTGATATTTTTATCGATCAGATCAAAACCGATCAGCCGGATGTTTTTAATGCCCGCTTCTTCCAGGAACCGTGCCACATAGAACACCCTTGAATTCGTTACAAAGATCAGGTCAACCCGCTGCGCCTTCAGCACCGCCGTCAGCTCTTTTTTTATCGAACCGTAGTCTGTTCGCTGGATATCGGATTTTAAGATCCGTCCTTTTTTGCGGTCCTTAAAATACGCACGGAAACCCTTTTCCTTTTCCAGCAAATGATAGTAACTGTCCGGTGTCT
The sequence above is a segment of the Niabella agricola genome. Coding sequences within it:
- a CDS encoding ClpP family protease, whose amino-acid sequence is MTYNSEFEKYAVKHRGISSNTLHSYGNHLVTALTPNIIEERPMNVAVMDVYSRLMMDRIIFLGYPINDEVANIVTAQLLFLDSTDRVRDINMYINSPGGSVYAGLGVYDTMQYVTPDVATICIGMAASMSCVLLGAGTHGKRAALKHARIMMHQPSGGIGGQASDIEITVNEIRKLKRELYEIVNHHTDKPIEQIEKDFERDKWMTAAEAKEYGFVDEVLLVNKKKK
- the clpX gene encoding ATP-dependent Clp protease ATP-binding subunit ClpX, with translation MENRCIRSDFFNFAHSFFNHWTMPDNVLKCSFCGRNRDEVEILIAGQDGHICENCVEHAQEIINQELHFREDTRSVSGFNQSIRKPMEIKAFLDDYVIGQNDAKKVLAVAVYNHYKRLKQKNRELDNHNDVEIEKSNIIMVGETGTGKTLLARSIAKMLNVPFAIVDATVFTEAGYVGEDVESILTRLLQVCNYDVEAAERGIVYIDELDKVARKSDNPSITRDVSGEGVQQGLLKLLEGTDVLVPPQGGRKHPDQKLIKVNTQNILFICGGAFDGVDKIIARRVQTNTIGFNVDKEEQEDMKKNLLRFVNAQDLKTFGLIPELLGRLPVVTHLDPLDAITLRAILTEPRNALMKQYKKLFELEGIELEIEPAVLDFMVDKAVEYKLGARGLRSICESILTDAMYELPSASETRFTLTRDYARRKFEKSKMGLVKAA
- a CDS encoding PhoX family protein, with the translated sequence MILETKMKPASVLSLALFAAMGCAIVACNRNQDVKTDSKITLKSYSQIPALIKKLDGFENLEVYPLISSEDKLPESPDYVFGGTADGSGTIKNPNGDGFIMMVNNEDNYALSKITLDRNFKPVKGEYALNSDAGQWRLCSGTMATREEHGFGPYYLCVGESSAEAQTHKIDPLATGVQSSTATAGLGHWSGENAVPLNRNAYPGKTVVIMGEDDDTETGGQVVLYQSNTVGDLDNGSQYMLRRTDGEQNEMTMKPGSVYDVEFVKIENHKTLTGAQIQALVNPLRAIKFGRVEDLDYRKGDAAKARELYFNVTGQDYKDANADHSRTKYGRVYRLVLDAGNPLKGKLECILDGDDKSGPAKTFQNPDNICVTSNYVYIQEDANTYGDETHDAYIYQYDIATKALKKVFELDHRRGDANFMATATKGNWEYGALVDLSDIIGIPNTFSLCIQPHTWKKSPAFQNPDKGTKRPNENQGSQVVLIKGLPR
- a CDS encoding ClpP family protease, encoding MISNLNKDKWLNPLRFDGDGEEEEPKEANDKRDDLMMLNKRLEQLFFEKRAVYLWGVVDDKSAREVTTKLLLLEADKPGEEIKFYINSPGGVVTSGMVIYDTMKMIKSPVSTICMGLAASMGSILLSGGEKGKRYIYPHGEVMIHQPSLGGFIRGVSSDLEIQAKQTQRVKMIGAQILAENCDKTVDEILRDFDRDYWMDAQEAIAYGIADKVVTQL
- a CDS encoding cytochrome-c peroxidase, with the translated sequence MITGVFSCGHTSVQKPELRVKNYYLEMISAADSTAGVFQRSVSRETANPATLQQLFKALRLAYKKTELFAAYYTPLTAKSINGAPLPSVDENDQHTIEAPEGLQVIEPLVFPVVDTANRQELLTKTAQLRSNFKRLKLMAEQQELAGPQVFDALRLEVFRTMTLCLSGFDAPMAQTGVLETAAAYQAIEQVLALYEQKEKARDSVLGTARRLFKNAIAYLQQHSDFNTFNRMEFIRNYGNRASALLLDCAAALNITLPGDLRPLKVKARTLFDTGAFNPDYYTAREQDFGSSDKRILGKKLFYDVLLSDNGQRSCASCHRPDKAFADGVKKQMTLDGTSQIRRNTPTLLYAGLQPALFYDNRVNYLEDQAREVIGNKDEMHGSLERAVLQLKQDSAYRVLFRKAFHNEKEVVSTRTLLNALGSYVRTLNAFNAPFDQYMRGNLQQLNDEQVKGFNLYMGKARCGSCHFMPLFNGTLPPEFTAIETEVLGVPERTNGKTVDPDPGKYDLRKISLYRYAFKTPTLRNIALTAPYMHNGVYKSLEEVMAFYNRGGGAGVGIHLPNQTLSADALHLSDQEIRQVIAFLNALTDH